CCAAAGTGTAAAACGGATGTTTAATGAAATTTTCAATAAACCTTTTCATCGGCTTGAACTTTTTTAATTGGGCCTTTGGTTAGTCGTCCACTTTCATCGTCCGGGAAAGGTTTCCGTAAAACACTTCAAAAGCCCCTTCCGTTAACACGACCATGCCGTTTTTTAGCCCTTTTTTGATTTCTGTTTGTCCGTTTTGGGTTGGTCCGGGGATGACCGAGATTTTTTGGTAGTGATGATCAACCAGTCCCATCACATAAAAATGATTATTCTGCCGGATAACAGCTGTTTGTGGAACGGATACGGCCTTGTGCCGGTTAACAAGAAAAGAAAACGAAACGTAATTTCCGCATTTCAGCAGGTGGAGCGAATCTTGCAGCGTGATCCAGAGTGTGTGTCCGCCAGTGGATGGATTTACCGCTTTTTCTTTGTAAATGATTTTTCCTTCAAAAGTGTTTTGACCAATCTGTAGTTTTATTTTGTTGTGGGGTAAACGGTTGATATTTCCATAGAACGGTGCAACAAGTTTTACATGGTCGTCGTCCTGAAAAGTTCCGAGAAGCTGGCCGACAGCGGCGTCTTCTCCCTGGGGTACCTGCAAATTGTCGAGATAACCACTGAACGGAGCTTTATAGCGGGTCATGGTAAGAAAATAATTCAGTTCGTATTGCGCGTTGTTCAGGTTGTTTTGCGCTTTTTGTAAGTCGCTGGTAACTTTTTCAAATTCAATTCTTGACAGAAAAGATTTCTCCGCCAGCTTTTTTTTGGCTTCATAAAACTGTTTGTAATACAGGTATTGTGTCTGGGCAGTGGTGAGCGCTTTTTCCAGCTTTTCTCGTTTTAAGTCGATTTCCGGACCATTGATCGTATAAATAACCATTCCTTTTTTAATGTGACCTTGCATGTTTTTGAAGTGTACAATACCCCCAAATTTGGCTTCCAGGTCCAGCGTTTTAACGGCTTGGATGGTTCCAAAACCATTGATTCTTTCGTAAAAAGTTTTTACAGTAGCTGTGGCGGTTTCGGTTTTAACATGAACTTTTTCGTGGACTTTTGATTCCTTGTGTCCACAGCTTACAAGAAAAAGCAAAAGAATAAAACCTATTGGTAATATCTTGATGAAAAAACGTTTTGTCATGAGTTTTTGAATTATTCTAAAACAATTTGGTTCAACAAAAAACAAGAATAGAAAAAGAATCTAAAGGAAATTTAAAGAGCAGGCTTCCTTAAATGCAGATAAATTCCAAAAAGTTTGTTAATTTTTTGGAGTAATACTCCTAATAATTCAATTATTTTTTGGAATCTACGTATAAATAATCTACTTTTGTATTAAAAAAGATGAAGCTGTACCGCAAATACGGAAATCTTGCTCCCTATTTAAAACCAAACAAAGCACTCATTATATTGGGGCCTCGTCAGGTGGGAAAGACCACTCTGATGGAAGATTTCCTTTCAACAACCAGCCTGAAAATTAAAAAAGTAACCGGAGATAACATTACTATTCATCAGGCACTTGGTTCACAGTCGCTAAAAGAAATAACGTCTTTTTGTGAAGGTTACGATTTAATCGCCATCGACGAAGCACAAAAAATTCCTCATATTGGAATGGGGATGAAATTAATGGTTGATCATATTCCTAATATCCGGATTATTGCAACCGGCTCTTCTTCTTTTGAGCTTACAGGTCAGACTGGTGAACCGTTAACAGGGCGAAAAACCACTTTGATGCTCTATCCTGTTGCACAAATGGAAATGCTTCATCATTTTAACCGTTATGAATTAAAAGAAAAAATAGATGAATTTTTAATCTATGGTAGTTACCCTGCCGTGATAACGGCAGAAACTGTTACGGAAAAAAAGAATATTTTGGAGGAACTGACAGGTTCCTATCTGTTTAAAGATATTCTTGAATTTGAGAGAATTAAAAGTCCGCAAATTTTGATCGATCTCCTCCGATTATTGGCATTTCAGGTGGGTAGCGAAGTGTCCATCAATGAATTAGCTCAAAACCTGAAAATTGATAACAAGACAGTAAAACGTTATATCGAATTACTCGAAAAATCTTTCATTATTTTTACGTTAAGAGGATACAGCAGCAACCTACGAAAGGAAATCTCAAAAAAAGCAAAATATTATTTTTACGATAATGGTATCAGAAATACTGTTATTGCCAATCTCAATCCTTTAAACATGCGAAACGACAAAGGACAGTTGTGGGAAAATTTCCTTGTGCTGGAACGCTTAAAAAAACAAGCTTATACATCCCTTTATGCCAATAATTTTTTCTGGAGAACATGGTCGGGTAAAGAAGTTGACTTTGTAGAAGAACGTGATGGAAGACTTTTCGGATTTGAATTTAAATGGAAAGCCAAAAACAGTAAGCCTCCCCAACTATGGTACGACATTTATCCGGAAGCTTCGTGGCAGGTAATTGACAGATCAAATTATTTGGATTTTGTAACCGGTTAAAACTATCTTTTTATCGTAAAGCAATGTATCCCTTTCGAAAAGGTGTATTTGATTTCTAACTGATGGGTTTCGCAGATACGTTTCACGATGGCTAATCCAAGTCCCAGTCCCTGAGAATCTTTTTTTACAAACCGTTGAAAAATAGTTTCTTGTGGTAGCGGGTTTTCATTTCCTGTATTACAGATTTTCAATGTCTTGTCAGTAAGGATCAGGTGAATAACGCCTTCTTTTTTATTGTGTTTTATGGCGTTGGAAAGCAGGTTGTTGATGAGTGTTTCTGCCAGTGTTTCATGCATTCTTACCCGGAAACATCCCTTTTCTTCTGTTTTCACCTGGAGCTTTGCGCTTTCAATGAGTGGCAGGAGCACGGTATATCGGCTTTGGATGGTTTGATTCAGACAAAGGCTTTTGGGAGTAAATTGTTTGTTCTCTATTTTGGTGAGCAGAAGCAGATGCCGGTTGAGGGCAGAGAGCCGTTTGGCGGCCTCGTAAGTGTGGTAAATGCGGGTTAATTCTTTTTCCGGAAGGTCTTGCTGTAAAACTTCCTCCAGATTCATCAAAATAACCGACAGTGGTGTCTGAATCTCGTGTGATGCATTTTCGGTAAACTCTTTCAGACTTTGGTAGTCGTTTTGTACTTTTTGTGTAAGCTCAG
The sequence above is drawn from the Candidatus Sulfidibacterium hydrothermale genome and encodes:
- a CDS encoding efflux RND transporter periplasmic adaptor subunit, giving the protein MTKRFFIKILPIGFILLLFLVSCGHKESKVHEKVHVKTETATATVKTFYERINGFGTIQAVKTLDLEAKFGGIVHFKNMQGHIKKGMVIYTINGPEIDLKREKLEKALTTAQTQYLYYKQFYEAKKKLAEKSFLSRIEFEKVTSDLQKAQNNLNNAQYELNYFLTMTRYKAPFSGYLDNLQVPQGEDAAVGQLLGTFQDDDHVKLVAPFYGNINRLPHNKIKLQIGQNTFEGKIIYKEKAVNPSTGGHTLWITLQDSLHLLKCGNYVSFSFLVNRHKAVSVPQTAVIRQNNHFYVMGLVDHHYQKISVIPGPTQNGQTEIKKGLKNGMVVLTEGAFEVFYGNLSRTMKVDD
- a CDS encoding ATP-binding protein translates to MKLYRKYGNLAPYLKPNKALIILGPRQVGKTTLMEDFLSTTSLKIKKVTGDNITIHQALGSQSLKEITSFCEGYDLIAIDEAQKIPHIGMGMKLMVDHIPNIRIIATGSSSFELTGQTGEPLTGRKTTLMLYPVAQMEMLHHFNRYELKEKIDEFLIYGSYPAVITAETVTEKKNILEELTGSYLFKDILEFERIKSPQILIDLLRLLAFQVGSEVSINELAQNLKIDNKTVKRYIELLEKSFIIFTLRGYSSNLRKEISKKAKYYFYDNGIRNTVIANLNPLNMRNDKGQLWENFLVLERLKKQAYTSLYANNFFWRTWSGKEVDFVEERDGRLFGFEFKWKAKNSKPPQLWYDIYPEASWQVIDRSNYLDFVTG
- a CDS encoding sensor histidine kinase, producing MKLLKKINRSYLISSAIVLLVGLLIFYFLINRIASHEILEGLHASETRIVHELKNHKAVPRLYPLIEVTRTSKTGPEYVKDTTIFDPVENENEVFKELNTFRRINGENYHIVIRALAVEKRDIVSSIFLSITAIFLLLIITLYFINKKAASAIWQPFYQNLSALKAFSLKENQKVILQKTGIAEFDELNHVVSELTQKVQNDYQSLKEFTENASHEIQTPLSVILMNLEEVLQQDLPEKELTRIYHTYEAAKRLSALNRHLLLLTKIENKQFTPKSLCLNQTIQSRYTVLLPLIESAKLQVKTEEKGCFRVRMHETLAETLINNLLSNAIKHNKKEGVIHLILTDKTLKICNTGNENPLPQETIFQRFVKKDSQGLGLGLAIVKRICETHQLEIKYTFSKGIHCFTIKR